A stretch of Fusarium poae strain DAOMC 252244 chromosome 2, whole genome shotgun sequence DNA encodes these proteins:
- a CDS encoding hypothetical protein (TransMembrane:13 (i637-658o670-691i712-738o744-765i777-797o882-902i1314-1334o1346-1364i1384-1404o1424-1444i1456-1477o1489-1508i1580-1600o)), with amino-acid sequence MADERPTPRDEDIPGGFPVTPSVNSMNQLTPTIDTANRLEAGFAGRDTGTSAGYATYDNVTSGQEDSYRYSGNGTSAALGASAVGAATGGYLASQHPHENNINIPAQQFSDHDRSNAPPPLSERRSSSSTILAPHDASPSEKRKNSTVINDDSSAGPSTPDDPVFAPIKSNTNEKSDRPPYEKRQSHRTEDDLFRVLSRRKTNASTPAEKEEEREDNEELNRLMSRIFGQKRQQQSEEEKTRHSGVIFRGLTVRGVGLGSSLQPTVGDFFMGLPRKLAKLFTQGPKAALAKPPVRDLISNFDGCVRPGELLLVLGRPGAGCSTFLKTFCNQRAGFESVEGSVTYGGTDSAIMAKDFRGEIIYNPEDDLHYATLSVKRTLKFALQTRTPGKESRLEGESREDYVREFLRVVTKLFWIEHTLGTKVGNEFIRGVSGGERKRVSIAEAMITRASVQGWDNSSKGLDASTAVEYVKSIRAMTNMADTSTAVSLYQAGEQLYDLVDKVLLIDHGQCLYFGRSEDAKNYFLNLGFDCPERWTTADFLTSVTDDHERSIRKGWENRIPRTPEEFADAYRRSEDYQKNLRDIDEFEAEIQTLAEERRAHESEKSKKKNYEIAFHKQVMACTHRQFLVMFGDKASLFGKWGGLLFQGLIVGSLFFNLPDTAAGAFPRGGALFFLLLFNALLALAEQTAAFESKPILLKHKSFSFYRPSAFAIAQTVVDIPLVFIQVIIFNVLIYFMANLARTASQFFISCLILWLVTMVTYAFFRAISAWCGTLDVATRFTGVAIQILVVYTGYLIPPDSMHPWFGWLRWINWIQYGFECLMANEFYNLSLSCEGQYLVPQGPGVQAQNQGCALAGSTPGSTTVSGADYIQQSFTYTRAHLWRNFGFLWAFFFFFVFLTALGMELMKPNMGGGAITVFKRGQVPKKVEESIATGGRAKGDNNDEESGRSNPVATGDAERTKSDEQVTQEVAKNETVFTFQNINYTIPFENGERKLLQDVQGYVRPGKLTALMGASGAGKTTLLNGLAQRLKFGTITGDFLVDGRPLPKSFQRATGFAEQMDIHEPTATVREALQFSALLRQPQEVSKEEKMAYCETIIDLLEMRDIAGAIIGAVGQGLNAEQRKRLTIGVELASKPELLMFLDEPTSGLDSGAAFNIVRFLRKLADAGQAVLCTIHQPSAVLFENFDELLLLKSGGRVVYHGPLGHDSENLINYFESNGGPKCPPHANPAEYMLDAIGAGNPDYDGQDWGDIWADSSEREKRAKEIEEMIEHRRNVEPSKSLKDDREYAMPISTQTWAVVRRSFISYWRSPDYIFGNMMLHVATGLFNCFTFYKVGFATIDYQNRLFSIFMTLTISPPLIQQLQPVFLKSRQIFQWRENNAKIYSWVAWTTAAIIVEIPYRIVAGGIYFNCWWWGVFGWRASSFVSGFAFLLVLLFELYYTSFGQAIAAFAPNELLASLLVPIFFLFVVSFCGVVVPPEGLPTFWREWMYWLTPFHYLLEAFLAAVIHNQPVRCEQGEFARFEPPSGQSCAEYTRSFIEMAGGYVETGENGICEFCQYEVGDQFGATFSVYYRHIWRDFGIFCAFIAFNYAVVYFATWLKFRGKNPFKKIMQKRKS; translated from the exons ATGGCTGACGAGAGACCAACGCCTCGGGATGAGGATATTCCAGGCGGTTTCCCTGTGACGCCCAGTGTCAACTCCATGAACCAGTTGACGCCTACTATCGACACTGCCAATAGGCTTGAGGCTGGTTTTGCAGGTCGTGACACGGGTACTTCGGCTGGTTATGCGACCTATGATAATGTCACGTCTGGCCAAGAAGACAGTTACCGTTACAGCGGTAACGGGACTTCAGCGGCACTTGGTGCATCTGCCGTTGGGGCTGCTACTGGGGGTTACTTGGCTTCTCAACACCCCCACgagaacaacatcaacatcccaGCACAGCAATTCTCCGACCATGATCGCAGCaatgcaccaccaccactttCCGAGCGACGCTCTTCCTCGAGCACAATCCTCGCTCCTCACGATGCGTCACCCAGCGAGAAGCGCAAGAACAGCACAGTCATTAACGATGACTCCTCCGCTGGCCCTTCTACACCTGACGACCCAGTCTTCGCACCCATAAAGTCAAATACCAACGAAAAGTCCGACAGACCTCCCTACGAGAAGCGCCAATCCCACCGGACGGAAGATGACCTTTTCCGAGTCCTGTCTCGCCGCAAGACGAATGCAAGCACTCCGgccgagaaggaagaagagcggGAAGATAATGAAGAGCTCAACCGACTCATGTCGCGTATCTTTGGACAAAAACGACAGCAGCAGAGCGAAGAGGAAAAGACGCGCCACAGCGGTGTCATCTTCCGCGGGCTGACTGTCCGTGGTGTCGGTTTGGGTTCTAGCCTTCAGCCCACCGTAGGTGACTTCTTTATGGGTCTCCCTCGAAAGCTGGCCAAGCTCTTCACACAAGGTCCCAAGGCCGCTCTTGCGAAACCGCCTGTTCGCGACCTCATTAGCAACTTTGATGGTTGCGTGCGACCGGGCGAATTGCTGCTGGTACTTGGTCGCCCTGGCGCTGGATGCAGCACCTTCCTCAAGACATTTTGTAACCAGCGCGCGGGCTTTGAGTCTGTCGAGGGAAGTGTTACATATGGCGGAACCGACTCTGCTATTATGGCCAAGGACTTCCGAGGCGAGATCATTTACAATCCCGAGGATGATTTGCATTATGCTACGCTATCAGTAAAGCGAACACTCAAGTTCGCTCTTCAGACGCGAACGCCTGGTAAAGAGTCTCGTCTCGAGGGAGAGTCTCGAGAAGACTACGTCCGCGAATTTCTTCGTGTCGTCACCAAGCTCTTCTGGATCGAGCACACGCTCGGCACAAAAGTAGGCAATGAGTTCATCCGCGGTGTTTCTGGAGGAGAACGAAAGCGTGTCTCCATCGCAGAAGCCATGATCACTCGTGCTTCGGTCCAAGGTTGGGACAATTCGAGTAAAGGTCTCGACGCCAGCACAGCAGTCGAATACGTCAAGTCCATCCGCGCAATGACCAACATGGCCGATACCTCTACTGCTGTGTCGCTGTACCAAGCTGGTGAACAACTCTACGATCTTGTCGACAAAGTCCTGCTTATTGACCATGGTCAATGTCTTTACTTTGGTCGCTCCGAGGATGCGAAAAATTATTTCCTCAATCTCGGCTTCGATTGCCCTGAGCGTTGGACAACAGCCGACTTCCTCACTTCTGTGACGGATGACCACGAGCGCAGCATCCGTAAGGGCTGGGAGAACCGTATCCCACGCACGCCTGAGGAATTTGCTGATGCCTACCGTCGAAGCGAGGATTACCAGAAGAATCTGCGCGACATTGATGAGTTTGAGGCCGAAATACAGACCCTTGCCGAGGAGCGCCGCGCGCACGAGTCAgaaaagagcaagaagaagaactaCGAAATTGCCTTTCACAAGCAAGTCATGGCCTGCACACACCGTCAATTCCTCGTCATGTTCGGCGACAAGGCCTCTCTGTTTGGTAAATGGGGAGGTCTTTTGTTCCAAGGCCTCATCGTTGGTTCGCTCTTCTTCAATCTTCCTGATACAGCTGCTGGTGCATTCCCTCGTGGCGGTGCTCtgttctttcttctcttatTCAACGCTCTGCTTGCTTTGGCCGAACAGACCGCTGCCTTCGAATCCAAGCCTATTCTTCTTAAGCACAAGTCCTTCTCGTTCTATCGGCCCTCCGCATTTGCCATTGCGCAGACGGTGGTAGATATACCGCTTGTGTTTATCCAGGTCATTATCTTCAATGTGCTTATCTACTTCATGGCGAATCTGGCTCGTACAGCATCGCAGTTCTTCATCTCTTGTCTCATCCTATGGCTAGTCACAATGGTGACGTACGCTTTCTTCCGTGCCATCTCTGCATGGTGCGGGACTTTGGATGTTGCCACGAGATTTACTGGTGTCGCTATTCAGATCCTTGTTGTGTACACAGGTTATCTTATCCCACCCGACTCAATGCATCCTTGGTTCGGATGGCTGCGATGGATCAATTGGATCCAGTACGGATTCGAGTGTCTGATGGCTAACGAGTTTTATAACCTTTCGCTCAGTTGTGAAGGACAATACCTCGTTCCGCAAGGCCCTGGTGTCCAGGCTCAGAACCAAGGTTGTGCATTGGCAGGTTCGACTCCTGGATCAACAACTGTGTCTGGTGCCGACTACATTCAGCAGTCTTTCACGTACACTCGTGCTCATCTTTGGCGCAACTTCGGTTTCCTGTgggctttcttcttctttttcgtGTTCCTCACTGCTTTGGGCATGGAACTCATGAAGCCCAACATGGGAGGTGGTGCTATTACTGTCTTCAAGCGCGGCCAAGTTCCCAAGAAGGTTGAGGAGTCAATCGCTACCGGTGGTCGGGCAAAGGGCGACAACAATGACGAAGAGTCTGGCCGAAGCAATCCTGTTGCTACTGGTGATGCTGAACGTACCAAGAGCGACGAGCAGGTTACTCAAGAAGTCGCTAAGAATGAGACCGTCTTCACCTTTCAGAACATCAACTATACAATTCCATTTGAGAATGGCGAGAGGAAGCTTCTTCAGGATGTACAAGGTTACGTTCGCCCCGGTAAACTCACTGCTCTCATGGGCGCTTCAG GTGCGGGCAAGACAACCCTTCTCAACGGTTTAGCCCAGCGTCTCAAATTTGGCACCATCACTGGTGATTTCCTTGTCGACGGCCGCCCTCTGCCCAAATCATTCCAGCGCGCGACCGGCTTCGCGGAACAGATGGACATTCACGAACCGACCGCCACAGTCCGCGAGGCCCTTCAATTCTCCGCTCTCCTTCGACAACCACAAGAAGTCTCAAAAGAGGAGAAGATGGCCTACTGCGAGACCATCATCGATCTTCTTGAGATGCGTGACATCGCTGGCGCTATCATTGGCGCCGTTGGTCAAGGCCTTAATGCCGAGCAGCGAAAGCGTTTGACTATTGGTGTCGAGCTGGCCTCCAAGCCTGAACTACTCATGTTCCTCGATGAACCTACATCTGGTCTCGATTCGGGTGCTGCATTCAACATTGTCCGCTTCCTACGCAAACTCGCCGACGCAGGTCAGGCCGTCCTTTGCACCATCCATCAACCCTCTGCTGTTCTCTTTGAGAACTTTGatgagcttcttctcctcaagtCAGGCGGTCGCGTCGTCTACCACGGTCCTCTGGGTCATGATTCCGAGAACCTCATCAACTACTTCGAGTCGAACGGCGGTCCCAAGTGTCCTCCCCACGCCAACCCGGCCGAGTACATGCTCGATGCCATTGGTGCTGGTAACCCCGACTACGATGGTCAAGACTGGGGTGACATCTGGGCTGATTCATCTGAGCGTGAGAAGCGGGCGAAGGAGATTGAAGAGATGATTGAGCACCGTCGCAACGTCGAGCCTTCCAAGAGTCTCAAGGATGACCGTGAATATGCTATGCCTATTTCCACCCAAACCTGGGCCGTTGTCCGTCGCAGCTTCATCTCGTACTGGCGATCGCCTGACTACATCTTTGGCAACATGATGCTGCATGTCGCGACAGGTCTCTTCAATTGCTTCACCTTTTACAAGGTCGGCTTTGCTACAATCGACTATCAGAACAGACTGTTCTCCATCTTTATGACGCTTACCATTAGCCCACCGCTCATCCAGCAGCTACAGCCCGTGTTTCTAAAATCGCGTCAGATTTTCCAGTGGCGCGAGAACAACGCAAAGATCTACAGCTGGGTTGCATGGACTACTGCTGCTATTATTGTTGAGATACCCTACCGCATTGTTGCAGGCGGTATCTACTTCAATTGCTGGTGGTGGGGTGTCTTTGGCTGGCGCGCGTCGAGCTTTGTCTCTGGCTTTGCATTCCTCCTCGTTCTCCTCTTCGAGCTGTATTACACCAGTTTCGGTCAAGCCATCGCTGCATTTGCTCCTAATGAGCTACTAGCCTCTCTTCTCGTCCCCATCTTCTTTCTGTTTGTCGTGTCTTTctgtggtgttgttgttccCCCAGAAGGCCTACCCACCTTTTGGCGCGAGTGGATGTATTGGCTCACGCCCTTCCATTACCTACTCGAAGCCTTCCTTGCTGCTGTTATCCATAATCAGCCTGTTCGTTGTGAGCAGGGTGAGTTTGCGCGCTTTGAGCCTCCTTCGGGTCAGTCGTGCGCCGAGTACACACGGTCCTTCATTGAGATGGCCGGTGGCTACGTCGAAACCGGTGAGAACGGCATTTGCGAGTTTTGTCAGTATGAGGTTGGCGATCAATTCGGTGCTACTTTTAGTGTGTACTACAGACACATTTGGCGGGACTTTGGTATCTTTTGCGCCTTTATCGCATTTAATTATGCCGTAGTCTATTTTGCCACATGGCTCAAGTTCCGCGGTAAGAACCCGTTTAAGAAGATTATGCAGAAGCGCAAATCTTAG
- a CDS encoding hypothetical protein (TransMembrane:1 (o26-45i)), with translation MDSHSGSFLAQTYLDLRSGNLSSSSAWTTAAIATAIALSLLNYLLTPRVDPREPPVVKPTIPWIGHILGIIRHQADYGRIIHNANPSHQIATLPMLNGKLYAVFDPSLLQSLLRNKTASFEPFAIDYAKKTFDLTQEEFLKVKAPGVYDEFTDAIHASFQTASLHQMNVHFLACISAKLDPMSDGTLRAHANTHGKEKVANGQLQVENLYQWCRDVMSLATTKALYGDTDPFESNPELIEDMWCFEESVPYFLLSLYPSITMPKAYKARSTLQGVVCKWYSEDHDVIDPTVSAIVRNRAGALRKNGLTGSEIGKFEVILPNVATLNAVPTFYWLLLYILDRPDLLTRVRSETEAAAVIGHENGKKTVTFNIAEYEAKLPLLVSCYRETMRLVNQSVSMRRILEDTTITTPEGTTYLLKKGTDMQLPAGVAHYEQSVWGPDANTFNPERFHPSSKGSPDVERKRKAAYIPFGGGRHLCPGRNFAFAEIIGFASSLLLGFDVEATGMGFGDMKKLGPQLAGGTVRPEKYGAGLGAHIKSRQGWENVEWKFEC, from the exons ATGGATTCTCATTCGGGCAGCTTCTTGGCCCAGACGTATCTGGATCTGCGTAGTGGAAATCTCAGCTCTTCTTCAGCATGGACCACAGCGGCTATAGCGACTGCTATAGCACTGTCCCTGCTAAATTATCTGCTGACACCCCGCGTTGACCCACGTGAACCTCCAGTCGTGAAACCAACAATTCCATGGATCGGTCACATTCTGGGTATCATTCGTCACCAGGCAGATTATGGCCGAATCATTCA CAATGCGAACCCCAGCCACCAAATCGCGACTCTGCCCATGCTTAATGGCAAACTCTACGCCGTCTTCGATCCGAGCCTTCTACAATCCCTCCTCCGCAACAAAACCGCGTCGTTCGAGCCCTTCGCAATCGATTACGCCAAGAAGACATTCGACCTGACCCAAGAAGAGTTCCTCAAAGTAAAGGCGCCAGGCGTTTACGATGAATTCACCGATGCGATACACGCGAGCTTCCAGACTGCGAGTCTGCACCAGATGAACGTACACTTCTTGGCCTGCATCTCAGCGAAGCTGGATCCTATGAGCGATGGGACACTGCGCGCCCACGCAAACACACATGGCAAAGAGAAAGTCGCAAATGGACAGCTACAAGTCGAGAACTTGTATCAGTGGTGTCGGGACGTCATGTCTCTGGCTACCACGAAAGCTCTCTACGGCGACACTGATCCCTTCGAATCCAATCCCGAGTTGATCGAAGACATGTG GTGCTTCGAAGAATCGGTCCCCTatttcctcctctccctATACCCCTCTATCACGATGCCGAAGGCTTACAAAGCGCGCTCGACTCTTCAAGGCGTGGTTTGCAAATGGTACTCAGAAGATCACGACGTTATCGACCCAACCGTATCAGCCATTGTTCGCAATCGCGCTGGCGCCCTCCGCAAGAACGGTCTGACAGGATCTGAAATCGGGAAATTCGAAGTCATCCTACCCAACGTCGCAACGCTCAACGCCGTGCCTACTTTTTACTGGCTTTTACTGTACATCCTCGACCGACCCGATCTCCTTACACGTGTGCGATCCGAAACCGAAGCCGCAGCTGTGATAGGACACGAAAATGGTAAAAAGACGGTAACATTCAATATTGCAGAGTATGAAGCCAAGCTTCCCCTGCTTGTCAGCTGCTATCGCGAAACGATGCGTCTCGTCAATCAGTCCGTCAGTATGCGCCGCATCTTGGAGGATACAACCATTACAACCCCCGAAGGAACTACATATCTCCTCAAGAAGGGCACAGACATGCAACTTCCAGCCGGCGTGGCCCACTACGAGCAGAGTGTATGGGGCCCTGATGCCAACACCTTCAACCCAGAGCGCTTCCACCCATCCTCCAAGGGCAGCCCTGACGTGGAGAGAAAACGTAAAGCGGCATACATACCCTTTGGTGGTGGACGTCACCTATGTCCCGGCCGAAACTTTGCCTTTGCAGAGATCATTGGCTTTGCATCTTCTCTGCTCCTTGGCTTTGATGTCGAAGCTACAGGTATGGGCTTCGGCGATATGAAGAAGCTTGGGCCTCAGCTTGCCGGCGGAACGGTGCGGCCTGAAAAGTATGGCGCCGGTCTCGGTGCGCACATCAAAAGTAGACAAGGTTGGGAGAACGTTGAGTGGAAGTTTGAGTGCTAA
- a CDS encoding hypothetical protein (TransMembrane:1 (o667-687i)) gives MKRQQYACDQCRKSKRGCDAPPLEYPDDMDPLRDGKLIVGEKPPLVQSSPCSYCIKTHKKCTMNWAWTQLQVSYALAAAAGGDSSIECIIPSRRKSPGASRSPTTSVGADDTSVGGESTAASYVSQSLPPVFDFSEEFTVPSFLNNPLDSLPFDFGDQNNNPLDANFCEVNINDINIPSDGSSEPFDIFKETADTAVPEQFNVLPLTQLPEVNLNEPEQSFFSPYNPNSSVDYDDRNIRTKRRRVSQAGSDTQNSSHSSLSSFSLDQCMMARSNNQLISSNLLHIYHDVLEHNLTCWLNEITCPFGRSKGPSMPRSSAEWGSSWSNRVLRRTLSVDRGAQSAQLIHISKHRQVAVSKAYHLAIMAFATQWAQESHRQKERYPSLADTDENPLNEYMDDVNEEFGRHLQRNLWDQARRALDDVADVESFRVVSAEMIFGFTQKPLSQDDKANDWTTSVPLGGSFDADALSEQIADIIENNGPPIYMERAARKMHVLKYRYDAERRGIAKTRKNKRPVTLSLMSTEDQSTISLLYWLSVMLDTVSSSMAERPVVVVDANSQHDDATGDKDWNVPLFIQDSLEKPKLVVHWPCSYDEAAEAVARSAPVKVLMFRHVHYLQTVLRQGESPEKVEEIIERSVRVYRYWNMTHGTFFRELLENYDSIPSRIQSWFICISAPMHLAVLLLADLVSQVDSNSLGLPAQAQSRTNSKWVLRVRERSAKELSDLARVTTPSTPQPSEFHHTLNESMILTEPWTVILERAFSKAAIYWMGEANDLRMFEAKSEVGERLAQADECIRALWILGKKSDSARRCAEVLSGAKRKLVI, from the exons ATGAAGAGACAACAATACGCCTGCGATCAATGCAGAAAGTCCAAGCGAGGTTGCGATGCCCCGCCTCTGGAATATCCAGATGATATGGATCCTCTACGCGATGGCAAGTTGATCGTTGGAGAGAAGC CACCGCTAGTTCAATCATCACCCTGTTCTTATTGTATCAAAACTCACAAAAAGTGCACTATGAACTGGGCATGGACCCAGCTCCAGGTTTCTTATGCTTTggccgctgctgctggaggAGATTCTAGCATCGAGTGCATAATACCTTCAAGGCGAAAGTCTCCAGGGGCGAGTCGATCGCCGACAACGTCCGTTGGCGCCGACGATACGAGTGTCGGCGGTGAGTCAACTGCAGCATCATACGTGTCTCAATCACTTCCACCAGTTTTCGACTTCTCGGAAGAGTTCACTGTTCCCTCGTTCTTGAACAACCCACTCGACTCGTTACCGTTTGACTTTGGAGACCAGAACAATAATCCTCTGGACGCCAACTTCTGCGAAGTCAACATCAATGACATCAATATACCATCAGATGGTTCATCTGAGCCCTTTGATATCTTCAAAGAAACAGCAGACACTGCCGTACCTGAACAATTCAACGTCCTTCCACTTACGCAGCTCCCTGAGGTCAACCTAAACGAACCTGAACAGTCTTTCTTTTCACCGTACAATCCAAATAGTTCAGTAGATTACGACGACAGGAACATACGGACAAAGCGTCGAAGAGTATCCCAGGCCGGAAGCGATACCCAGAACAGTTCTCACAGCTCTCTGTCGTCCTTCTCACTCGATCAATGCATGATGGCCCGATCCAACAACCAGCTCATCTCATCAAATCTCCTACATATCTATCACGACGTTCTCGAACACAACCTAACATGCTGGCTTAACGAAATTACGTGTCCATTTGGGCGTTCAAAAGGTCCAAGCATGCCCCGATCTTCTGCAGAATGGGGCTCTTCATGGTCAAATAGAGTGCTTCGCCGGACATTGAGTGTTGATCGTGGGGCTCAGTCTGCACAGCTCATACACATATCGAAACATCGGCAAGTAGCGGTTTCTAAAGCTTACCACTTAGCCATCATGGCATTTGCCACACAATGGGCTCAAGAGTCCCATCGTCAAAAAGAACGATACCCTTCCTTAGCAGACACCGACGAGAATCCGCTGAATGAGTACATGGATGATGTTAATGAAGAGtttggtcgtcatcttcagcgaAACCTCTGGGATCAAGCTCGTAGAGCTCTCGACGACGTTGCTGATGTTGAATCTTTCCGAGTTGTTTCTGCAGAGATGATCTTTGGATTCACCCAGAAGCCGCTCTCGCAAGACGACAAGGCAAACGATTGGACCACATCTGTTCCTTTAGGTGGGAGTTTTGATGCGGACGCGTTATCCGAGCAAATCGCTGATATCATCGAGAACAATGGCCCCCCAATCTATATGGAACGTGCAGCTCGGAAAATGCACGTCTTAAAATACCGCTACGATGCCGAAAGACGAGGCATAGCTAAGACGCGCAAGAACAAAAGACCAGTCACTTTGTCTCTGATGAGTACCGAAGACCAAAGCACAATCAGTCTTCTTTATTGGTTGTCTGTCATGCTTGACACAGTCAGTTCATCTATGGCTGAAAGGccggtggtggtggtagaTGCCAACAGCCAGCATGACGACGCGACGGGTGACAAAGACTGGAATGTACCGCTGTTCATCCAGGATAGCTTAGAGAAGCCTAAACTGGTGGTACATTGGCCATGTTCGTATGACGAGGCCGCCGAGGCCGTCGCGAGATCAGCGCCCGTCAAGGTTTTGATGTTTAGGCATGTTCATTATCTCCAGACTGTTTTACGGCAAGGCGAGAGTCCTGAAAAGGTGGAGGAAATTATTGAACGGTCTGTGAGAGTCTATCGGTATTGGAACATGACTCA TGGAACATTCTTTAGAGAGCTCCTTGAGAACTACGACTCAATCCCAAGCCGCATCCAAAGCTGGTTTATCTGCATCTCCGCGCCCATGCATCTCGCTGTCCTCCTCCTTGCCGATCTGGTATCCCAAGTGGACAGCAACTCTCTCGGACTTCCTGCACAAGCTCAAAGCCGCACAAATAGCAAATGGGTACTCCGTGTCCGCGAGCGCAGCGCTAAAGAGCTATCTGATCTCGCACGCGTGACGACACCAAGTACACCGCAGCCTTCGGAGTTTCACCACACGCTCAACGAGAGTATGATCCTGACTGAACCGTGGACCGTCATCTTGGAACGCGCCTTCTCAAAAGCGGCGATTTATTGGATGGGCGAGGCAAATGATTTAAGGATGTTTGAGGCGAAGAGTGAAGTGGGTGAGAGATTGGCGCAGGCGGATGAGTGCATCAGAGCATTGTGGATTTTGGGCAAGAAGTCGGATAGCGCAAGAAGATGTGCTGAGGTTTTATCTGGAGCAAAGAGGAAATTGGTGATATAA
- a CDS encoding hypothetical protein (MEROPS:MER0006204) — MPLDAQATSKIKSIIDNACADQTTDVPGTTIVLVDRNGEIFAHSAGTRGLGTKEPMTLDNIFWIASCTKMLAGIACMQLVEQGKLKLDDGEHTENILPELKSLKVLKPDGTFEDKKNLITLRMLLTHTAGFGYTFFNERLRDWTQPAGVDEFSGRIEDIISLPLLFQPGEGWEYGTGIDWAGIAVERVSGLSLNNYLQKHVFQPLGITNMSMFPEESMRSKLAYMHQRDPDGKLRIRDHLQRLPLVIDPNNESEIASIFNSGGAGMFAQPQQYGKVLTMLLNGGACPKTGNRVLKQETIELMFSNSIEKFPNFSRQVIPAAKPDLTNRIGELYGVEGDPPQGWGLTFMLTNGGSTGRSKSTVQWAGLANLWWWADREHGVAGIC, encoded by the exons ATGCCTCTCGACGCCCAAGCTACATCCAAGATCAAGTCTATTATTGACAATGCCTGTGCCGATCAGACTACTGATGTTCCCGGTACAACCATTGTACTTGTCGATCGCAATGGTGAGATATTCGCTCACTCGGCAGGCACACGGGGCTTGGGCACCAAAGAGCCAATGACTCTTGACAACATCTTCTGGATAGCCTCGTGCACAAAGATGCTGGCAGGCATCGCTTGTATGCAGCTCGTCGAACAAGGAAAGCTTAAGCTCGATGATGGTGAACATACAGAGAATATCTTGCCAGAGCTAAAAAGCCTCAAAGTTCTGAAACCTGATGGAACCTTTGAAGACAAAAAGAATCTAATCACGTTGCGAATGTTGTTGACACACACTGCTGGTTTTGGGTATACATTCTTCAATGAACGACTTCGAGATTGGACTCAACCAGCCGGTGTTGATGAGTTCTCTGGAAGGATCGAGGATATAATCTCACTTCCTCTCCTCTTTCAACCTGGCGAAGGTTGGGAATATGGA ACGGGTATCGATTGGGCCGGCATTGCTGTCGAACGTGTCAGTGGCCTTAGTCTGAACAACTACCTGCAGAAACATGTTTTCCAGCCCTTGGGCATTACAAACATGTCCATGTTCCCTGAAGAATCGATGCGTTCCAAGCTAGCTTATATGCATCAAAGAGATCCAGACGGAAAGCTTCGCATTCGGGACCACTTGCAACGCCTTCCCCTGGTCATTGATCCCAACAATGAATCTGAAATTGCTTCAATCTTTAACAGCGGTGGTGCTGGCATGTTTGCACAACCGCAGCAGTATGGAA AGGTGCTCACAATGCTTCTCAACGGCGGAGCGTGCCCAAAGACAGGCAATCGAGTTTTAAAACAAGAGACAATCGAACTCATGTTCAGCAACAGCATCGAGAAGTTCCCCAACTTTTCTCGTCAAGTGATTCCTGCCGCAAAGCCCGATCTGACCAACCGTATTGGAGAGCTGTACGGGGTCGAAGGCGATCCTCCCCAG GGCTGGGGATTGACTTTCATGCTTACGAATGGCGGCTCAACTGGGCGATCGAAGAGCACCGTCCAGTGGGCAGGACTTGCGAATCTTTGGTGGTGGGCAGATCGCGAGCATGGTGTTGCTGGGATT TGTTGA